From the genome of Denticeps clupeoides chromosome 4, fDenClu1.1, whole genome shotgun sequence, one region includes:
- the stard3nl gene encoding STARD3 N-terminal-like protein — protein MDGLQSSGADSRASVTSTPVSARVESYEAGEKKGISDVRRTFCLFVTFDLLFVTLLWIIELNVNGGIQDQLQQEVLHYDFHASFFDIFVLAVFRFSALILAYAACKLRHWWAVAITTAITTAFLIVKVFLSKLLSQGAFGYLLPIISFVLAWIETWFLDFKVLPQEAGAENRYLSITDVSVRPPLIGPGQLSDGQFYSPPESLADSDDEDDELLDEGKHDPGKPIM, from the exons ATGGACGGCCTGCAGAGCAGCGGCGCGGACTCCAGGGCCTCCGTCACCTCCACCCCCGTCTCCGCCCGCGTGGAGTCCTACGAGGCGGGGGAGAAGAAGGGCATCTCGGACGTCAGGAGGACTTTCTGCCTGttcgtgacctttgacctgctgTTCGTTACGCTGCTGTGGATCATCGAGCTGAAC GTGAACGGCGGGATCCAGGaccagctgcagcaggaagtgctGCACTACGACTTCCACGCCTCCTTCTTCGACATCTTC GTGCTGGCGGTGTTCCGCTTCTCCGCCCTGATCCTGGCCTACGCCGCCTGCAAGCTGCGCCACTGGTGGGCCGTCGCC ATCACCACCGCCATCACCACCGCGTTCCTCATCGTCAAGGTCTTCTTGTCCAAG CTCCTGTCTCAGGGGGCGTTCGGGTACCTGCTGCCCATCATCTCCTTCGTCCTGGCCTGGATAGAGACCTGGTTCCTGGACTTCAAGGTCCTGCCGCAGGAGGCCGGCGCCGAGAACC GGTATCTGTCCATAACCGACGTGTCAGTGAGGCCTCCTCTGATTGGCCCGGGGCAGCTGTCCGATGGTCAGTTCTACTCGCCGCCGGAGTCGCTAGCAG ACTCTGACGATGAGGATGACGAGTTGCTGGACGAAGGCAAGCACGACCCCGGAAAGCCCATCATGTAG